The DNA sequence TTAATAGAGGAGATTTGCATGACGAAGACCGTCGCTGATGTGATGAAGTTAGTTAAAGAGAAAGAAATTACTTTCGTTGATTTCCGCTTTGTGGATACAAAGGGTAAAGAACAACACACGACAGTTCCTATCTCTGCTTTTGACGAAGACAAATTTGAGAGCGGTCATGCATTTGACGGTTCTTCTATTGCTGGTTGGAAGGGTATTGAGGCATCAGACATGTTGCTCAAACCAGATCCAACAGCCGCTTATATCGACCCATTCTATGAAGAGCCAACTTTAGTGTTGACTTGTGACGTGATCGAGCCAGCTGATGGCAAAGGTTACGACCGTGATCCACGTTCTATTGCTAAGCGCGCTGAAGCGTATTTGAAGAGCACTGGCTTGGGCGACACAGCTTACTTTGGTCCAGAGCCAGAGTTCTTTATTTTTGACGGCGTTCGTTGGGGTGCTGACATGAAGGGCTGCTTCGTGAAGATTGATTCCGAAGAGGCTCCATGGTCTTCATCAAAAGAAATCGAAGGCGGCAACACTGGTCACCGCCCAGGTAAAAAAGGCGGCTACTTCCCAGTTGCTCCTGTAGATACATTCCAAGACATGCGCTCTGAAATGTGTTTGATTCTTGAATCATTGGGTATTCCAGTCGAAGTGCATCACCATGAAGTTGCTGGCCAAGGTCAAAACGAATTGGGTACTAAGTTCAGCACATTGGTTCAACGTGCTGACTGGACTATCTGGCAGAAGTATGTTGTTCAAAACGTAGCTCACGCTTACGGCAAGACAGCAACATTTATGCCTAAGCCAGTAGTTGGCGATAACGGTTCTGGTATGCACGTTCACCAATCTATTTGGAAAAACGGTGAGAACTTGTTTGCTGGTAACGGCTACGCTGGTTTGTCAGAATTCGCATTGTTCTACATTGGCGGCATCATCAAGCACGCTAAGGCATTGAACGCGATTACTAACCCAGGTACAAACTCATACAAACGTTTGGTACCAGGCTTTGAGGCTCCGGTGAAGTTAGCTTACTCAGCACGTAACCGTTCTGCTTCTATCCGTATTCCACACGTTCCAAGTCCAAAGGGTCGTCGTATTGAAACTCGTTTCCCAGATCCATTGGCTAACCCATACCTCTGCTTCTCTGCATTGATGATGGCTGGTTTGGATGGCGTTCAAAACAAGATTCATCCAGGCGAAGCTGCTGACAAGAACTTGTATGACTTGCCACCAGAAGAAGATGCAAAGATCCCAACCGTTTGCGCGAGCTTGGAAGAGGCATTGGAAGCATTGAAGAAAGATCACGAGTTCTTGACTCGCGGTGGTGTATTCACTGAGTCCATGATTGATGCGTATATCAATTTGAAGATGGAAGATGTCACACGTTTCCGTATGACTACTCATCCTATCGAATTTGATATGTACTACTCCCTGTAAGCGAAGGAGAGAACTTGAGCGCAGGTCTGTTGCGCAATTCGTTCAAGGGAGCAGCTTCGGCTGCTCCTTTTTTTCCGACATTGCTTGATCAGATGCCCAATGCCATCGTGGTATTTGAGGCTGAGACCCAACAATTGGTGTATGTGAACCCAGCTGCTGAGTCAGCTCTAGACCTTTCACGTAAATCACTTGAGGGTCAGTCTGTGCACAATTTATTTGGCGATAACGAAGCATTAAGAGTCATGATTGGTGAAGTGAAGCAAGGACATGTCCTAGCGCAGCGCCAAGAAATGATCTTGCATTCCTTGCCTGGCAGTATTCATCAAGATTCCATTCCGGCACACGTTGTAATAGCCGCTTTGGAGGATCCCGCCCTCATCATGATGGAGTGGTTTCCGATTGATCAGCAGTTGCGTAGTGAGCGCGATGAACGCGTAACGCAGCAGGTTGAGGCAAACAAACAGTTGATGCGCAATTTAGCGCATGAGATTAAAAACCCATTGGGTGGAATTCGTGGGGCAGCTCAGTTGCTTGAGTTTGAGCTACCGGATAAAGGTTTGCGAGAGTACACGCAAGTCATTATTAAAGAATCAGATCGCCTACAGACTCTGGTGGACCGACTTTTAGCGCCTCATCGCAAGGCGCATGTCATGGAGTCTTTTAATGTGCACGAAGCTTTGGAGCGCGTACGTAGTTTAGTTTTGGCTGAGTTTCCAAAGGGGCTCAAAATTATTCGTAATTACGATACGAGTCTGCCAGATGTATTGGGAGACCGAGAGCAGCTGATTCAGGCAACACTCAATATTGTTCACAACGCAGCACAAGCTCTTTCCGAAGAGATTCAAAGTGGTGTTGCGCAAATCGAACTTAAGACCCGTGTGGCACGTTCAGTGACAATTGCTAAGCATCGCTATAAGTTGGCGATGGATCTGCATGTGATTGATAACGGTCCGGGCATTCCAGAGGAGATTATTGAACGCATCTTCTTCCCGCTGGTTTCGGGTAGAGAGGGTGGCAGTGGCCTTGGTCTCACTTTGGCACAAACCTTTGTTCAGCAGCATCAGGGCTTTATTTCTTGTAATAGCCGCCCTGGCCGCACCGATTTTCATATTCAAATTCCATACCGTAGGCAGGAGAAAGCATCATGAAACCAATTTGGATCGTCGACGATGATCAATCCATTCGTTGGGTCTTAGAAAAGGCATTATCGCGTGAGAATATTCCGCATAAGAGTTTCTCCAATCCAAATGATGTTCTCAATGCTTTGGAAAAAGAATCTCCTCAGGTGCTTATTTCAGATATCCGGATGCCACGCGGTAATGGCTTGGATCTATTGCAGCATGTGAAGGCTAGCCATCCGAATTTACCTGTGATCATCATGACGGCTTATTCAGATTTGGATTCAGCTGTATCTTCATTTCAAGGCGGTGCATTTGAGTACCTCACCAAACCATTTGACGTTGAAAAAGCCGTTGAATTGATCCATCGCGCAGTAGAGCAGGGTATTCGCAATGACTCTGGCTCTAAAGAATTAACCGCATGGCGCCAAGATGCGACTGAAATCATTGGTCAAGCCCCAGCCATGCAAGAAATCTTCCGTGCGATTGGTCGTTTGGCTCAATCAAATGCAACAGTCCTCATTACTGGCGAGTCTGGTACTGGTAAAGAGTTGGTAGCTCATGCATTGCACAAGCACAGCCCTTGCGCTAAAGGTCCATTTGTCTCTTTGAGTACATCAGCTGTACCAAAAGATTTGTTGGAGTCTGAGTTGTTTGGCCATGAGCGTGGTGCTTTTCCTGGTGCGCAAACACTCCGTCGCGGTCGCTTTGAACAAGCGGATGGAGGCACTCTGTTTTTAGGTGAGGTAGCCGATCTTCCATTTGACTTGCAAACCCGTTTACTGCGAGTTTTGTCGGATGGCCATTTTTATCGTATCGGTGGTCAAGATCCGATTAAGGCCAATGTACGCGTTATCGCATCTACCCATCAGAACCTAGATGCTCGTGTAGCAGCAGGGCTCTTCCGTGAAGACTTATTACATCGCCTGAATGTCATTCGTTTGCGCATGCCTTCATTGCGTGAGCGTAACGAAGATATTCCAATGTTGGCTCGGCATTTCATGCTCAGTTGCGCTAAGTCTTTAGGAGTTGATCCTAAAAAGCTATCTGATGAAGTATTAAAAGAAATCAGCGCAATGCCATTTCCAGGCAACGTGCGCCAATTAGAGAACTTGTGTCATTGGCTAACGGTAATGACGCCTGCCAATGTGATTGGCGTAAGCGATCTGCCTGCCGATATCGTTGCAGAGGCTAGCGAGCAACCCGTGATTCTTCATGGTGAGTCCTCGCCAAGTAATCCCGCTACGACTAAAGTTACTTCAGGTGATTGGGAGAGTGGCTTAGGACGTCTTGCTGTGAAGATGCTGCAAGATGGCGATAAGGAAGTCTTTGATGCTCTCACTGCACGCTTTGAAAAGGCGGTATTACAAGCTGCGCTTGAAGTCACGCGCGGCAGAAGAGTGGAGGCCGCTCAACGTCTAGGTATTGGACGCAATACGATTACCCGTAAGTTGCAAGAGCTGGGAATCGATGACTGATTCAGTTCGCATAGCCGCATGGAATGTGAACTCATTAAAGGTTCGCCTCCCACAAGTCCTGCGTTGGTTGCAGGATCAGGAAAAAAAGCAGCACCCTATTGATGCATTGTGTTTGCAGGAGCTCAAGCTCACAGATGATAAGTACCCGCATCAAGAGCTTGAGGATGCTGGCTACTTAAGTCTGGCTGCAGGCCAAAAGACCTATAACGGTGTGGCGATCATTGTGCGCAAGGCAGCCTTAGCGCCGATTGCATCTGATGTAGCAACCAGCTTTCTAAAACCCACTAGAAACATTCCAAACCATGTAGATGAGCAGCAGAGAATCTTAGCTGCCACCATTCCCTTTGCGGGAACCCAGCCAATGAGGTTAGTTTCTGCATATTTTCCAAATGGGCAATCACCCGATAGCGATAAATTCGTATATAAGCTGAGTTGGCTTAAAGCATTGCAAACTTGGTTAGGCGAAGAGCTCCAGCAGAACTCACGTTTAGCGTTGTTAGGGGACTTCAATATTGCACCTACCGATTCGGATGTGCATGATCCCTCTAAGTGGATCGGGCAGAACCTGGTTTCTCCAGAGGAGCGTCAAGCTTTCCAACAGTTGGTTCAATTGGGATTAACAGACTCTTTCAGAATGTTTGAGCAGCCACCAAAAACCTTTAGTTGGTGGGACTATCGCATGATGGGTTTCAGAAGAAATGCCGGCATGCGTATCGATCACATCCTTCTCAGTGAAGCGCTTCAAGAAAAATGCACTGCTAGCGTGATCGATAAAGAGCCCAGAACCTGGGAGCAGCCTTCTGACCATGCTCCAGTGATTGCAACAATTAAGAAAACTTAAGTTGATTGCTTGATTGCTTCCAACCTTTGTAGAGAGTTCTGTAATTTAAGAGGCTCTACGGGGTTCCATCCTCGATATGGAGAGATGCTAATAAAGAGAAACACCGCCGACATAATGACGCATACCGATGCTATTGATAGGGATACCTTCATAGCTTTAATGCTTCCAAGATGCACAATTCCAACTGAGAGTAGCAATAAAAATGAAAATACAGGAATCGATGGCCATTTCGAGATGTGGTCATTGTCGAATGCTATGGACCGCCTAATTTGACGATCATGTCGAATGGTTGCAATCGCTGATAACAACTGTTCTTGAATAGCGCCACGTTGATTTGGCTGGAAAGCAATTTGATTCACAATTTTATTTAATGCTAAAAATTCTGGTAAAGCAATATCACGCTTGCTGGCATCATTGCTTTGCATGGCGGGCCATTCTTTATCGATAACTGCGCTTACATAATTTTTTACAGCTGAACTAATTTGTAATTGATCCTGATTGGGTAAAGCTGTTGCAGTACTAACAATTAGTTCAATTGCGCTTGTTTCAGTTATTAGGTTTGTAATGGCATGCTGATGTCGATCAAAAGAATTACCCGCTAAAGTCGAGATTGCAAGACCGAAAATAAAAGAGGTAATTGATAAGAATGACGGAACAACCGCATCGGAATCATGCAGCCAGCGAGATATAGGTGATTCATTAAGGGTCCAGTAAATCGCATATGCAGTGATGGCGGTAATTGCAATAGCTGCAATGGAAAATTCCGCTAGCTCGAGTGAGTAGGCGCTCATGAGATTGATCCTAAAGCCTTGAATTGAAAGTCACAATCATAAAGCCTTTATAGGGCAATATTTCCAGGAAGCAATCTGTGGGCCGCCATAAGATAACTGCATTGCCAGATCGCCAATAGAGAGCCCTGAACCTAAAAGCATGCGTCTAATTAAATATGGATCCTGCATGGCATGGTGTCTAATATAGGTTTTAGAACCTCATTTCATCACATCCATGAAAAAAATCACTCGTCTTTCAGTTCTGGCACTCGGTACCGCCTTCGGAGTTTTATCTACCGCTGTATTTGCTGACCCTCCAGTGCAGCCTTTTTATGCGGCAGTAATGAAGATGGCCCCTGAAGGTAAATTGGGGCAGGTGATCAAGCAGGAAAAAATTGAAACATCCGTAAAAGGCGCTCAAGCCTGGAGAATTGCCTATATTTCATCCGATGTTGCTGGCCGCAAAAATATTTCAACTGGCTTAGTGGTCGCGCCAGTAGGTCAGGCTCCTGCAGGTGGTCGTCTAGTGATGACATGGGCGCATGGAACAACAGGTGCGGCGCAAAATTGTGGCCCATCACAGGTTATTGATCCAGCAGTTCCTTTGAACGAGTATTTCTTAGTTGGCGGAAATTCTTGGACAGATTATGGAATTCCAGCAGTAGAAGAATTTATTAAAGAGGGTTATGTATTGGTTGCAACCGACTACCAAGGTTTGGGTGGTGGCGGTAGGCATCAATACAGCGTTGCAGCGACTAACGGTATGGATACGCTTAATGCTGCTCGTGCCGCTGGCTCTATGAAGGAGACGGGCGCCAGTAAGAAGACCATTGTTTATGGGTGGTCACAAGGCGGCGGGGCGGTCATTGCATTGGCTGGAATGTCTGACTACATTAAGCAAGCTGGCACTGCGTTCGATGGTGTGGATATTGTTGGATTTGTGGCTCTAGCACCGCAAGATATTTCCATATTGGCTCCAGCAGGCAAACTCGATCAAGCAACAGCAGATAAATATTTGCAAGGCTCCCAAAAGATGTTTTTGGATAACGTCTTTAATTTCACCCATGCAACAATGTATTACTGGGGAACTCAAGCTGCCTTTTCTAATCTGAAATTATCAGACCTCTTTACCGATGAGGGTGTGAAAGTGGCTAACGATATTTACAGCAATAAATGTATGCATGCTGCTAGTGACACTTTTAACTTTAACTACGGTGCAAACTACGCTAGCTTATTAAAGTCAACGCCTACCAATACTCTTGCTTGGGCACAGGCAATGCTAAAGGGTGGTGTACCTGTAGCAAGGCCTGTTGCCCCAGTACAAATTTACTTTGGCACTAAAGATACCGCCGTCCCTCCAATGATGCATAAGCTCTACCAAGATCAAGTTTGCAAACTTGGCGGGAATGTTGGAAGGATGCAATTACCTGGCGAGCAGTCTCACTTTACGACCCCTGGATCATCTAAGCCATTCTATTTATCTTGGGTTAAGGATCGCGTAGCAGGTAAGCCGCTAGAGAATGCTTGCCCAAAAAATTAAAGCAGAAACTAAATCAGCAATTAATTTAAAAAATGAACTCTTGGGATTCAAAGCTCAAGAAGCTGAAAAACCACCCGAGGGTGGTTTTTCTATTTGTGTAATCTAGTAAATCAATTAAGCTAAACCACCATGCCTTAGCAGGGCATCAATACTTGGTTCTCTACCTCTAAAGGCCTTGAATGATTCAGCTGCCGGACGGCTGCCACCCACTTCCAATATCTCTTCGCGATAACGAGTACCTGTTTTTTCATCTAGGACGCTGCCAGTTAGCTTGGCGGCTTCTTCAAAAGCGGAGTAGACGTCTGCAGATAAAACTTCTGCCCATTTGTAGCTGTAATAACCTGCTGCATAGCCTCCTGCAAAAATATGGCTGAAGGTATTAATCCAGCGAGAGATAGCGGGCTGTGGGATGACATTAAATTGATCGGCAATCGCTCTCGATAAGTCGAGTACCGCTTGATCTTTTGCGTCTTTGGTATCCAAGCTGGAGTGTAGGCGCCAGTCGGTTAATGACATCACAATTTGGCGCAGAGTCATATAGCCATTTTGGAAATTCTTGGCAGCCAAGATTTTTTCAAAGAGCTCACGCGGCAGTGGTTTGCCAGTTTCAGCGTGTGCAGTCATTTTTTCTAAGACTTCCCATTCCCAGCAGAAGTTTTCCATAAACTGGCTTGGTAACTCAACCGCATCCCATTCAACCCCATTGATTCCTGAAACACCCAAGGCGCTCACTTGCGTTAAGAGGTGATGTAGCCCGTGTCCACTCTCATGGAAGAGCGTAATCACATCATCATGTGTAATGGTGGGCTGACGCAAGACGCCATCAACCTTCACTGGAGGCGCAAAGTTACAGACTAAATACGCTACAGGTACTTGGATCTCTCCATTGGGTAATACTCTGCGACCGCGGGCATCATCCATCCAAGCGCCGCCACGCTTGCCGGGGCGAGCATAGGGATCGAGATAGAAATAGGCCGCGATATTTCCCGCACCATTCTTTACTGAGAAGGATTGCACGTCAGCATGCCATGTAGGCAGGTTAGCCGCTTCAATCTTCACACCAAACAAAGTTTGGATAACCTGGAAGAGTCCATCCAATACTTTGGGTAATGGGAAATACTGTTTGAGTTCATTTTCTGAGAATGAGTAACGCTCTTGCTTCAATCTCTCAGAAGCAAATGCAACATCCCATGGCTCCAAGCCATCCGTAATTGAAAGTTCAGTTTTGGCAAACTCGGAAAGTTCTTGCCAATCCTTGAGTGCAAATGGTTTTGCTTTCTGGGTGAAATTGGTTAAGAAGGAATCCACTTCCTCAACGCTATTGGCCATCTTCGGCGCCAAGCTCAGCGCAGCATAGTTCTTAAATCCCAGCATTCGCGCTTCTTCATCGCGCAGTCTGAGTTGCTCAAGCATATTTTTTGTATTATCCAAATCCAGCTTGCCTTTGCCGTACTGTGGAGCCAGCTCTGAAGCGCGCGTGACATAGGCCTCGTACATCAAGCGACGCAACGCGCGATTTTCTGAGTACTGCATGACTGGGTAGTAAGAGGGGAAGTGCAGTGTGAATGCCCAGCCCTGCAGATTCTTTTGCTGAGCAGTATCTGCAGCTGCAGCAATAGCATCCTCGGGCAGTCCCACCAGATCAGCCTTATCGGTTACAAGATGCACAAAGCTATCGGTTGCATCTAAGACGTGGTCAGAAAAGGCCTTGCCTAGGGTTGCTTGCTCATCTTGGATTTGGGCAAAACGTGGTTTGTCTGCGTCACTCAGTTCTGCGCCGCCCAAGCGAAAATCGCGCAATGAGTTTTCAATAACTTTCTTCTGTGCTGAACTCAGTTTTGCGAAGTCAGGAGACTTACTGAGTTCTTTGAATTTTTTGTAGAGATCTAAATTCTGCCCAAGACTCGAAAAGAAAGCAGTTACTTTAGGTAGCATTGCGCCATAGGCGGCTCGTAATTCTGGTGTATCAGCAACACTATTGAGGTGAGAGATCACACCCCAGGATCTACCTAAAGATTCTGTAGCGTCTTCCAATGGCTCAGCCAAGGCATCCCAAGATGTCACTGTATTTGGATTTACTGCAACATCCACTGCGTCCTGCGCATGCTTCAAAAGGTATTCAATTGCAGGGGCAATATGCTCAGGCTTTACTTCAGAGTAGGCGGCAATGCCTCGTCCAAAAGTAACCAGAGGATTGTTTTGTAATTCAGCGGGGAGGGTATTAGTGAGGGATATAGTCATCCCTCTAGCTTAATGGACTGGGAGCAATTTTGCCAAAAGTCCCAGTCAAATCCTTAGTGCTTTGATGCCTTTTCAGCTGCTTCTAAGGTATTCATCAGCAACATCGTGATGGTCATAGGGCCGACGCCACCAGGAACCGGGGTTATCCAGCCGGCAACATATTTGGCTGTATCAAAATCAACATCACCACAAAGCTTGCCATCTGGCAGGCGATTAATGCCTACATCAATCACTACCGCACCATTTTTGACCATGTCACCAGTGATCATCTTTGGTTTGCCAGTGGCAACCACCAAGATGTCGGCATCCTTTGTATGGTGTGCCAGGTCACGTGTTTTGCTATTGCAGATGGTTACAGTTGCACCAGCTTGTAATAGCAACATGGCCATTGGTTTGCCTACGATATTCGATGCACCCACAATCACAGCGCGAGCGCCGCGAATTGGATACTCAATACTCTCTAGAATCTTCATGCAGCCATAAGGCGTGCATGGCTTGAATTCTGGTTGACCAACCATCAATGCACCGGCATTCGCAACGTGAAAGCCATCCACATCTTTCTCAGGAGCAATCGCCTCAAGGACGCGTTCGGATGCGATGTGCTCTGGTAATGGCAGTTGTACCAAGATCCCATGGATCGCCGGATCTGCATTCAGGGTTGCAATTCGAGCTAGTAACTCTTCCTCGCCAAGCTCAGCAGAGTAGCGCTCTAAAACAGAATGAAAACCAACATCTTCACAGGCTTTGACTTTATTGCGGACATACACAGCGCTGGCAGGATTATCACCAACTACGATCACGGCTAAGCCAGGACGAGTGCCTTTGGCAGTAACGATTGCACCACGCGCTGCAATCTCTGTACGAAGCTTCTTAGAAAGTGCGTTGCCGTCTAATAATTGCGCTGGCATCTCAATATCCCGATATTAATTAGGTTGTGGGTCGGATAAAGCCAGACGGAGCAGGTCTGCCACAGTATTGACGTTGAGCTTTTCCATGATATTGGCACGGTGTGCTTCAACAGTCTTGATAGAAATACCAAGATCGTCAGCAATTTGTTTATTTAAGCGGCCGGCAACAATACGCTCGAGCACTTGACGTTCACGACCAGTCAGCTTGCTGAGTAAGCTTTGAGTAATTTTGCGTTGGCTTGCTTGCGAGTAATCAATGCGAGCTTTAGCAAGCATGCGATCTACTAAACCACAAAGATCATTTTCTTTAAAAGGTTTTTCAATGAAATCCACAGCACCGCGTTTCATGGTGGAGACTGCCATGGAAACATCGCCGTGACCGGTAATGAAGGCAACAGGCATTGGCAAGTTTTCACTAGTAAGGCGCTCTTGTAATTCAAGACCAGACATACCAGGCATACGCACATCCAAAATGGCGCAAGAGATAGTGGACTTATCGGTGCTTTGTAAAGACTGCAAGAAACGTTCAGCACTTGCATGACAACGCACAACATAGCCGTTGCCTTCTAAAAGCCAAGTGAGGGAGTCTCTAACTGCTTCATCATCATCCACAACGTAGACAACTTCAGCTTGGTTTGGTTTTGCAGTGGCACTTAAGTTCATATCAGTTCTCGCGAGGTAAACCTATAAATTCAATATTAAGTAATGGCCTTGGTTTCAGGGGATTCCAGGGGTAGAAGTATTGTAAAGGTGCAGCCAGCCAGCTTGGTCTGTTCCGAGTCTTTGATGTTGGTGGCCCAAAGCCTGCCATGGTGGGATTCAATAATAGAGCGGCAGATATTGAGTCCCATGCCCATGCCATCGGATTTGGTGCTAAAAAAGGGCTCAAACATGTGTTCCAGGACATTTTCAGGTATTCCGCCCCCGCCGTCGGTGACTTGAATTCGGAGCATGGCGGGGAAAATGCTGGTGTCTAAATCAACAGCAATCTTCACTGTCGGAGCTGACCAGCGCGAGGAGAGGGGGTATGCCTCACGCACGCTATCAAGAGCATTTTTCAGGAGATTGACCACGACCTGCAAAATGAGGACTGGATCGAGATTGACTACCGGAAGATTTTCAGCAATCTCCGAGGTAATGCTCAAGCGGTGTCGATGCGCCTCAATTTCAACCAGACCAACTGCGTCATTAATGATTTCAGAAACGCTTGCTGCCTTGCGCTGAGGTTCACTGCGCTTTACGAAGCCTCGAATTCGTTGAATGATGGTGCCAGCACGATGAGCTTGTTCAGAGGCTTTTGCCAGCGCTGGCAGTATATCTTTGGTAATGGAGGGATCCAAATTGCCATCTAAGCGTTTTGCCACTCCGTTGCAGTAATTTGAAATCGCGGAGAGTGGCTGGTTCAATTCATGGGCTAACGAAGAGGCCATTTCACCCATGGTGGTGAGGCGACTAGTAAACTGCATGCGCTCTTGTTGTTGGAGCGCTAAATCATCAGCCTCTTTACGAGCGGTGATATCGGTAGCAACTAGTAATTGTGCGAGATGGCCGTCTACCCATGGAATAAAGCGTCGCCTGACCTCAAACCACTTATTGCTGCTATCAGTCAATTGCACTTCTTCTGACTCTGATTCTTGATAAAGAAATGAGGTTGGAATGCCATCACGTATGTAGTCTTGTAGATCCTGCGCAATATTGTGCAAAGTCGCAATTTCATTATCTTGGTGAGCTAATTGAAAGTGCCCCCTGGAATCATTGCCAAAATTTTCTCGGTAGAAGCGGTTTGCAAATAGTAGTTCATCAGTTTCCAAGGAGACAACAGACACTGCTGCATCTAGGCTTTCTAGAACGGTAGTAAATCGCTCTTGTGATGCAGCCAATTCTTCACGAATCTTTTTTGGCTCCGAAATATCGATTAAGGAAGTTACCCAGCCAGTCTGCTTACCTTTTTCATTAATCAAGGGTGCAATAAATGTACGGGTTTGGATCAGGGTTCCATCGCGCTTCAGAATGGCACCCTCGATACCAATTTTCATGCTGCCGCTGATATCGGATTTCAGGGCACGATTCATTTTTTCTACAAGCTCATCCCTTCTGCTATCTGGCCAAAATGGAAATGGTGGGGTGAGGCCCATTAACTCTTCCGAGGTCCAGCCTGTCATTTCGCAAAAGGCCCGATTGACATAGGTGATTCGCTTCTCCATATCGTGAGCGCGAATACCCACTGGAGTGGAGTTCTCCATTGCGTTACGAAAGCTGGTTTCTGTGCGCAGACTTGCTTCTGCTTCCTGGCGCACTTGCATTTGCTTGAGCACTGACCACAAACTCCAAATCACGAAGATGCTTAATCCCAATACAACGCCAATTAACATCCTGAAGGTGAGGTTGGTAGGCGGAGGATAGGTGTCAATCCGCAGCGTGAGGTTCGGGCTTAAGACGCCGATATCTAAGCTAGTCTGATTGCTAAATGCTCTTTTAGGAGTTCCTTTATCAGAGGAGATTGCTAGGACTTTTTCGTTATCGGTGATGAGGGTAAACCGATAGTGGGACTTGAGCTCTCCAGGAATGACATCCAAAATCCCTTGAGTGGTGTAGAGCGCCGCCAAGTAACCCACAATTTCTCCGCTTACTATATTGGGAACTACTTGCCAGAAAACGATTTTTCTCTCCGCATTGATTGGCTCATCGCCCGGTAGATTGAGGGAAATAAAAGGACTAAAGGCAGCTCTACTGGTTACTCTACTTAATTCAATGGTGGATGTAAGACTGGAATTAACGGGTTGATCATTTTGACTCTTAGTAATCCAGTCTGGTTTGCCAATTTCGGTTGGCGCAACCCACTGTCGTTGACTTTGATTGTTCAGCCAGATTATTTTGATGATTTCATGAT is a window from the Polynucleobacter sp. MWH-Aus1W21 genome containing:
- the glnA gene encoding type I glutamate--ammonia ligase; this encodes MTKTVADVMKLVKEKEITFVDFRFVDTKGKEQHTTVPISAFDEDKFESGHAFDGSSIAGWKGIEASDMLLKPDPTAAYIDPFYEEPTLVLTCDVIEPADGKGYDRDPRSIAKRAEAYLKSTGLGDTAYFGPEPEFFIFDGVRWGADMKGCFVKIDSEEAPWSSSKEIEGGNTGHRPGKKGGYFPVAPVDTFQDMRSEMCLILESLGIPVEVHHHEVAGQGQNELGTKFSTLVQRADWTIWQKYVVQNVAHAYGKTATFMPKPVVGDNGSGMHVHQSIWKNGENLFAGNGYAGLSEFALFYIGGIIKHAKALNAITNPGTNSYKRLVPGFEAPVKLAYSARNRSASIRIPHVPSPKGRRIETRFPDPLANPYLCFSALMMAGLDGVQNKIHPGEAADKNLYDLPPEEDAKIPTVCASLEEALEALKKDHEFLTRGGVFTESMIDAYINLKMEDVTRFRMTTHPIEFDMYYSL
- the glnL gene encoding nitrogen regulation protein NR(II), which produces MLRNSFKGAASAAPFFPTLLDQMPNAIVVFEAETQQLVYVNPAAESALDLSRKSLEGQSVHNLFGDNEALRVMIGEVKQGHVLAQRQEMILHSLPGSIHQDSIPAHVVIAALEDPALIMMEWFPIDQQLRSERDERVTQQVEANKQLMRNLAHEIKNPLGGIRGAAQLLEFELPDKGLREYTQVIIKESDRLQTLVDRLLAPHRKAHVMESFNVHEALERVRSLVLAEFPKGLKIIRNYDTSLPDVLGDREQLIQATLNIVHNAAQALSEEIQSGVAQIELKTRVARSVTIAKHRYKLAMDLHVIDNGPGIPEEIIERIFFPLVSGREGGSGLGLTLAQTFVQQHQGFISCNSRPGRTDFHIQIPYRRQEKAS
- the ntrC gene encoding nitrogen regulation protein NR(I); amino-acid sequence: MKPIWIVDDDQSIRWVLEKALSRENIPHKSFSNPNDVLNALEKESPQVLISDIRMPRGNGLDLLQHVKASHPNLPVIIMTAYSDLDSAVSSFQGGAFEYLTKPFDVEKAVELIHRAVEQGIRNDSGSKELTAWRQDATEIIGQAPAMQEIFRAIGRLAQSNATVLITGESGTGKELVAHALHKHSPCAKGPFVSLSTSAVPKDLLESELFGHERGAFPGAQTLRRGRFEQADGGTLFLGEVADLPFDLQTRLLRVLSDGHFYRIGGQDPIKANVRVIASTHQNLDARVAAGLFREDLLHRLNVIRLRMPSLRERNEDIPMLARHFMLSCAKSLGVDPKKLSDEVLKEISAMPFPGNVRQLENLCHWLTVMTPANVIGVSDLPADIVAEASEQPVILHGESSPSNPATTKVTSGDWESGLGRLAVKMLQDGDKEVFDALTARFEKAVLQAALEVTRGRRVEAAQRLGIGRNTITRKLQELGIDD
- the xth gene encoding exodeoxyribonuclease III, yielding MTDSVRIAAWNVNSLKVRLPQVLRWLQDQEKKQHPIDALCLQELKLTDDKYPHQELEDAGYLSLAAGQKTYNGVAIIVRKAALAPIASDVATSFLKPTRNIPNHVDEQQRILAATIPFAGTQPMRLVSAYFPNGQSPDSDKFVYKLSWLKALQTWLGEELQQNSRLALLGDFNIAPTDSDVHDPSKWIGQNLVSPEERQAFQQLVQLGLTDSFRMFEQPPKTFSWWDYRMMGFRRNAGMRIDHILLSEALQEKCTASVIDKEPRTWEQPSDHAPVIATIKKT
- a CDS encoding DUF4239 domain-containing protein, which produces MSAYSLELAEFSIAAIAITAITAYAIYWTLNESPISRWLHDSDAVVPSFLSITSFIFGLAISTLAGNSFDRHQHAITNLITETSAIELIVSTATALPNQDQLQISSAVKNYVSAVIDKEWPAMQSNDASKRDIALPEFLALNKIVNQIAFQPNQRGAIQEQLLSAIATIRHDRQIRRSIAFDNDHISKWPSIPVFSFLLLLSVGIVHLGSIKAMKVSLSIASVCVIMSAVFLFISISPYRGWNPVEPLKLQNSLQRLEAIKQST
- a CDS encoding lipase family protein — encoded protein: MKKITRLSVLALGTAFGVLSTAVFADPPVQPFYAAVMKMAPEGKLGQVIKQEKIETSVKGAQAWRIAYISSDVAGRKNISTGLVVAPVGQAPAGGRLVMTWAHGTTGAAQNCGPSQVIDPAVPLNEYFLVGGNSWTDYGIPAVEEFIKEGYVLVATDYQGLGGGGRHQYSVAATNGMDTLNAARAAGSMKETGASKKTIVYGWSQGGGAVIALAGMSDYIKQAGTAFDGVDIVGFVALAPQDISILAPAGKLDQATADKYLQGSQKMFLDNVFNFTHATMYYWGTQAAFSNLKLSDLFTDEGVKVANDIYSNKCMHAASDTFNFNYGANYASLLKSTPTNTLAWAQAMLKGGVPVARPVAPVQIYFGTKDTAVPPMMHKLYQDQVCKLGGNVGRMQLPGEQSHFTTPGSSKPFYLSWVKDRVAGKPLENACPKN